The Eremothecium gossypii ATCC 10895 chromosome IV, complete sequence genome contains a region encoding:
- the TFB6 gene encoding TFIIH complex subunit TFB6 (Syntenic homolog of Saccharomyces cerevisiae YOR352W) — protein MAYRVVNGAGSTPRTPEHVGPDQNVQIKEVKRIPEQEMLDLELNPDLEGDEGDEGDEGDEGDEGDEMESKGHTSGTQSSKRTLDDSIDEVFDHSADFQPRINVHSPFASSDQLSNPGQGLTQSRRRLSSSQQSKFVSYCDEQLMYVQRKMVQNRGLNANQGYVTLIDLILDIKKLVDFIWFSIDGCSNTEVLLDQSIGRRVAEEYEGTQNTNFGQSYYLIRISDDFLDYIDKFSLEELDEEARRSTLSRLFKMLLILDKMFARLIDGAVPGQYKLSGTDKVRLSGIAERTRVKVPNMLERAHIRGYHYEVTKIYEETLDRCG, from the coding sequence ATGGCGTATAGGGTAGTGAATGGGGCAGGCTCGACGCCCAGGACTCCGGAGCATGTGGGCCCGGACCAGAACGTGCAGATAAAAGAGGTCAAGCGGATTCCGGAGCAGGAGATGCTGGACTTGGAGCTGAATCCAGACCTGGAGGGCGACGAGGGCGACGAGGGCGACGAGGGCGACGAGGGCGACGAGGGTGACGAGATGGAGAGCAAAGGACACACCTCTGGGACACAGTCGAGTAAACGGACACTGGACGACAGCATTGACGAGGTGTTTGATCACAGCGCGGACTTCCAACCGAGGATCAACGTGCACTCGCCTTTTGCGTCTTCAGACCAGCTCTCGAATCCCGGGCAGGGCCTAACGCAGTCGCGGCGGCGACTGTCTTCTTCGCAGCAATCGAAGTTTGTGAGCTACTGCGATGAGCAGCTCATGTATGTGCAGCGAAAAATGGTGCAGAACCGAGGACTGAATGCCAACCAAGGCTATGTAACACTGATTGATCTTATACTGGACATCAAAAAGCTGGTAGACTTTATTTGGTTTTCAATTGACGGCTGCTCGAACACAGAGGTCCTCTTGGACCAAAGTATCGGGCGGCGCGTTGCCGAAGAATACGAGGGCACGCAAAACACCAACTTTGGACAGTCGTACTACCTTATTCGAATTTCGGACGATTTCCTGGACTACATTGACAAGTTCTCTCTCGAAGAGCTCGACGAAGAGGCGCGCCGCTCTACGCTGTCCAGGCTTTTCAAGATGCTGCTAATCCTCGACAAGATGTTTGCTCGCCTGATTGATGGTGCTGTGCCGGGCCAATATAAGCTATCCGGGACAGACAAGGTGAGGCTATCGGGCATTGCCGAGCGGACGAGAGTAAAGGTGCCAAACATGTTGGAACGCGCGCATATTAGAGGCTACCACTACGAAGTCACCAAGATTTACGAGGAAACACTCGACAGATGCGGATGA
- the CYC3 gene encoding holocytochrome c synthase CYC3 (Syntenic homolog of Saccharomyces cerevisiae YAL039C (CYC3)), which yields MGWFWADNQARPSAQRVQTSGQGCPVKHRDESTPGIVAAGGAAQEKAACPVMHDSGALNPLNNMPNLSAHRQAFQKLELPTERTVSSIPKGNTDAAGEGEFWEYPSPQQMYNAMVRKGKIDPYTGEEIPEDAVESMVYVHNYLNEGCWEEILDWERRYSEAAAAHPKLLQFMGKPSQLTPRARWYHLLGTLFPSKFSAELPFDRHDWTILRPDPAASDPEHPGYRKVRYVIDFYAGPDDENGLPTFNLDVRPGLDNVTNARDRFYRWVSPIWDEFFPNWKK from the coding sequence ATGGGCTGGTTTTGGGCAGACAATCAGGCACGGCCGAGCGCGCAAAGAGTGCAGACGAGCGGCCAAGGCTGCCCGGTGAAGCATCGCGACGAGAGCACGCCGGGTATAGTGGCAGCGGGTGGAGCAGCGCAGGAGAAGGCTGCCTGTCCGGTCATGCACGACAGCGGGGCGTTGAATCCGCTGAACAACATGCCAAACCTGTCGGCGCATCGGCAGGCGTTCCAGAAGCTGGAGCTGCCTACGGAGCGGACGGTGAGTAGCATCCCGAAGGGCAACACGGACGCGGCAGGCGAGGGGGAGTTCTGGGAGTACCCATCACCACAGCAGATGTACAACGCGATGGTGCGGAAGGGCAAGATTGACCCGTACACTGGCGAGGAGATTCCGGAGGACGCGGTGGAGTCGATGGTGTACGTGCACAACTACCTGAACGAGGGCTGCTGGGAGGAGATCTTGGATTGGGAGCGGCGGTACTCAGAGGCGGCCGCGGCACACCCAAAGCTGTTGCAGTTCATGGGGAAGCCATCGCAGCtcacgccgcgcgcccgctGGTACCACTTGCTCGGGACCCTGTTCCCAAGCAAGTTTTCGGCGGAATTGCCCTTCGACAGGCACGATTGGACTATCCTACGGCCGGACCCCGCGGCGTCCGATCCTGAGCATCCCGGCTACCGCAAGGTGCGCTATGTAATTGACTTCTACGCCGGGCCAGATGATGAGAACGGCCTTCCTACTTTCAACCTGGATGTCCGGCCGGGATTGGACAACGTGACAAATGCGCGTGACAGATTTTACCGCTGGGTGTCCCCAATTTGGGACGAATTCTTTCCTAACTGGAAGAAATAG
- the MEK1 gene encoding serine/threonine protein kinase MEK1 (Syntenic homolog of Saccharomyces cerevisiae YOR351C (MEK1); 1-intron), translated as MPGDILGLLEAIIDPDKTATSDSGLAAQGNIQVEPGHLLRIGRNLEECDVVLAHPSVSSVHCTVWGIQFDGESVPMCYIRDCSLNGTYVNGQSLLKGESYMLQDGDVISIPNDCEFRFSAVSTCYSPLLFEQLGIKRRVGEWEITPQVVGSGTFGQVLVAERKSAHSKHRPLNYAVKVIRMKREALAKEASILVRLNHPNVIKVHDTFVDENDNIYIFEDLVAGGDLFSYLAKKDCLAPISETEALVIVYQILQALKFLHSKGIVHRDLKLDNILLCTPEPCSRIVLADFGIAKDLPSTRVRMHTIVGTPEYCAPEVGFRVDRNSYRNFSRTASMEQQGYDFKCDLWSLGVMTHIMLTGISPFYGDGTEASIIRNVKIGKLNFGTKQWVGVSDTAKSFVRQLLEVNAEKRMSVQDCFKHPWIAKHRSHLERIYNKKIVAGGTSLTKNIAEIDWKRKMPKAVVLSPPKIQKKKMRK; from the exons ATGCCGGGTGATATTTTAGGCCTTCTGGAAGCGATCATTGACCCTGACAAGACCGCGACGTCAGACAGTGGATTAGCCGCCCAGGGTAATATCCAGGTTGAGCCAGGACACTTGTTGCGGATAGGGCGGAACTTGGAAGAATGCGACGTCGTTCTCGCGCACCCATCTGTATCTAGTGTGCACTGCACGGTGTGGGGCATCCAGTTTGACGGGGAGAGCGTGCCGATGTGTTACATCAGAGACTGCTCTCTGAACGGAACATATGTGAACGGGCAAAGTCTCCTGAAGGGAGAGAGCTATATGCTACAGGACGGCGATGTGATCAGTATTCCCAACGACTGCGAGTTTCGGTTTTCCGCCGTGTCAACCTGTTACTCGCCGCTGTTGTTTGAGCAGCTCGGGATCAAGCGCCGCGTGGGGGAGTGGGAAATCACGCCGCAGGTGGTCGGCAGCGGCACTTTCGGACAAGTTTTGGTCGCGGAGCGCAAGAGTGCGCATTCCAAGCACCGGCCGCTAAACTATGCGGTGAAGGTCATCAGGATGAAGAGGGAGGCACTTGCGAAAGAGGCGAGTATTCTAGTGCGGTTGAACCAT CCCAATGTCATTAAGGTCCATGACACGTTTGTCGATGAGAACGATAACATCTACATATTTGAAGATCTCGTGGCTGGAGGTGATCTTTTTTCGTACCTTGCAAAAAAGGATTGCCTCGCGCCGATCTCCGAGACCGAAGCACTAGTGATTGTGTACCAGATTCTCCAAGCGCTTAAATTCTTGCACTCCAAGGGTATTGTTCACAGGGATCTCAAACTGGACAACATTTTGCTCTGCACTCCTGAGCCCTGTAGTAGGATCGTCCTAGCTGATTTTGGAATTGCGAAGGATCTACCGAGCACACGAGTTCGCATGCATACAATTGTCGGTACTCCGGAATACTGCGCACCTGAGGTCGGTTTTAGAGTCGACCGGAACTCCTACAGGAACTTTTCCCGAACCGCGAGTATGGAGCAGCAAGGTTACGATTTCAAATGCGATCTGTGGTCATTAGGCGTCATGACACACATAATGCTAACTGGGATCTCTCCATTCTATGGGGACGGAACGGAAGCTTCCATAATCCGTAATGTCAAAATTGGCAAGCTAAACTTCGGAACAAAGCAGTGGGTAGGCGTCAGCGACACTGCAAAGTCTTTCGTGCGACAACTGCTGGAGGTCAACGCCGAAAAGAGAATGAGCGTCCAAGACTGCTTCAAGCACCCATGGATAGCAAAGCACCGCAGCCACCTGGAGAGGATATACAACAAAAAAATCGTCGCTGGGGGTACATCTTTAACTAAGAATATCGCAGAGATTGATTGGAAAAGAAAAATGCCGAAAGCAGTAGTCCTATCACCGCCAAAGATCCAAAAGAAAAAAATGCGGAAATGA
- the RPA43 gene encoding DNA-directed RNA polymerase I subunit RPA43 (Syntenic homolog of Saccharomyces cerevisiae YOR340C (RPA43)), whose protein sequence is MGVKKSPLKRSKTAEFINKHRKLCKNPISSEDNTSQCITRLPVSMYVSLAPLYQQHPLEGIKRQHLNPMVMKYNGDVGGVILGYENVAIMNEGAAKDEELLVKLTPDTPFAFTWCSVDLVVWSPHIGDVLEGWIFIQSASHIGLLIHDAFNASIKKNNIPDDWTFIHNEESTNGSSENDSSTGMRKARSLGHWVDGNGKQLDGKLKFTVKNVYTAGRMVSLEGSLLSEGYHRSQAENLPVVSNTKIIFDDEVSQENKESHKDLELSVLKEDNGDEIMYEKDSSDSNSDSDSD, encoded by the coding sequence ATGGGTGTCAAAAAAAGCCCGCTCAAACGGTCCAAGACCGCCGAGTTCATCAACAAGCATCGCAAGCTATGCAAGAACCCCATCAGCAGTGAAGATAACACATCACAGTGCATCACGCGGCTTCCAGTGTCTATGTACGTCTCGCTAGCTCCCCTTTACCAGCAACATCCTCTGGAGGGCATAAAACGGCAACATCTGAATCCCATGGTCATGAAATACAACGGAGATGTTGGAGGTGTAATACTGGGATATGAGAATGTGGCGATTATGAATGAAGGCGCTGCGAAAGATGAAGAACTGCTAGTCAAGTTGACGCCAGATACCCCTTTTGCGTTTACCTGGTGCAGCGTAGATCTTGTGGTATGGTCGCCACATATCGGCGATGTGCTCGAGGGATGGATCTTCATACAGTCAGCCTCACACATTGGTCTGCTGATCCACGACGCTTTCAACGCATCCATTAAGAAAAATAACATTCCGGATGATTGGACCTTTATTCATAACGAAGAGAGTACCAACGGGAGCAGCGAAAACGATTCTTCCACAGGAATGCGCAAGGCCCGGTCTCTAGGCCACTGGGTTGACGGCAACGGTAAGCAGCTGGACGGAAAACTCAAATTTACTGTTAAAAATGTCTACACTGCGGGCAGAATGGTGTCCCTCGAGGGGTCACTGCTAAGTGAAGGCTATCACAGGTCGCAAGCAGAAAACCTGCCTGTCGTTTCCAACACCAAGATCATCTTTGATGACGAGGTCTCTCAAGAGAACAAGGAATCTCATAAGGACTTGGAACTTAGCGTTCTAAAAGAAGATAATGGCGACGAGATCATGTATGAAAAAGATTCCAGCGATTCAAACAGCGACAGCGACAGCGACTAA
- the CIN1 gene encoding Cin1p (Syntenic homolog of Saccharomyces cerevisiae YOR349W (CIN1)) produces MDLKTVDELLESISSNLNGGPNKETAIRAINEFQADPLQLDRKLKHFIKDLTKDFFGSSDKEQCDIGELFYNFSKVCGWKKSMRQLECDIYMLPQLLRHLSINDTKSSSWHLNFLLLVWINLLIMSPFKLENDEEVYKLTSGFKNSLSLKPIVCSIHAELFIRNIQLFQWYVTDKAMDLETMNLTLKLLVVKNNDVQLAFFDLPLLQRVLNMITSSDITNEEQGILSFKILPKLCRMLAARDEWDTIEDVISFFLRHLGLSFTELRFKLARNLGKIATIIHSYDPELAGDFVSTIVSEVTQVLSHQILESIDADSLHSYLLILAEFARFKLLRVEQLEIIGKEIVPHTIFFQQMRISNVQGHHIRDATNFICWSVARNMTDIPDDINLSLLLHLLMNSMSDFELIIRRSSNAALQELLGRHGSRVLQYPVIIKLIEMSVTNINRCFMENIPTIYNILKDTAGCSQFICNWLVNYTINKNHYFQVVKLACATFNIIYRSGDSKQKLECDETIKELGNIASQNNSTISRLLYLFTSLPSTEHTQENKELAILCFSELTQKELNKSGSAAESFEILSFLKFLVYMPEQRISVSVVNRLFQALRKIEESDAEFPEFSNLFNQLVKRASEDDQTFFSEEAKDLFWKTFYKYIKYNHTLSCSALPHTSTPVFVKSFYVLVPQMDSFTKSRLLNSMSEMLENLGDNDLLFDLVSLLDDYTVTEQGDVGRLVRTGVVKLIKNNLPLFTKDERLMKETFMRLLRLIGEQQDELRLASFEILTKKFNYIPDEEAPFNAQILNFYNCHFNGNREFWRGYLISAGAIHSTDKQIVSAIDEFLRFYGKLENEHKLSLLNELVRIIPSAKEIRERNGNYVERNSMGAPGRDIIKVTAVMLTFWLRILESGIYIPHSFNYEGVFAKFYNLQLGKAGQRLRMPVFNIMPLLSLSKHRYSKDKESSIKFTNNIIKTLWKLGKPHSSNQTQLQTIALESILKIHLGHGKLDLAKMLEARRVAVGSEYLSTINDTDMLLT; encoded by the coding sequence ATGGACCTGAAGACTGTTGATGAGCTCCTAGAATCAATAAGTAGCAATTTAAATGGGGGCCCAAACAAGGAAACGGCCATTCGTGCCATAAATGAGTTTCAAGCCGATCCATTGCAACTTGATCGGAAGCTGAAGCATTTCATCAAGGATCTCACAAAGGACTTCTTCGGATCTTCAGATAAAGAGCAGTGCGATATTGGAGAATTATTTTACAACTTCTCGAAGGTTTGCGGATGGAAGAAAAGCATGCGCCAGCTAGAGTGCGACATATATATGTTACCCCAACTGCTACGCCACTTGTCGATAAATGATACCAAATCCAGCTCGTGGCACTTGAATTTCCTACTCCTAGTCTGGATAAATCTGCTTATCATGTCGCCATTCAAACTAGAAAACGATGAAGAGGTGTATAAACTGACGAGTGGCTTTAAAAACTCGCTCTCACTGAAACCGATCGTTTGCAGTATCCATGCAGAGCTTTTTATTCGGAACATCCAGCTATTTCAATGGTATGTAACTGATAAAGCCATGGACCTAGAAACTATGAATCTGACCTTAAAGCTCTTGGTTGTGAAAAACAATGATGTGCAATTGGCTTTCTTTGACTTGCCTTTGCTGCAGCGGGTTCTAAACATGATTACATCCAGCGATATCACCAACGAGGAACAAGGCATTTTATCTTTTAAAATTTTACCCAAGCTTTGCAGAATGCTTGCAGCAAGAGATGAATGGGACACCATAGAAGATGTCATATCCTTTTTTCTGCGGCACCTCGGACTATCTTTCACAGAGCTTCGCTTTAAACTGGCACGGAATCTAGGAAAGATTGCAACTATAATCCATAGTTACGATCCAGAGTTAGCGGGCGATTTTGTCAGCACGATTGTCTCAGAAGTCACGCAAGTGCTGTCCCACCAGATCCTTGAATCAATTGATGCAGATTCATTGCACAGTTATCTGCTCATTTTGGCCGAGTTTGCACGGTTCAAACTACTTCGCGTGGAACAATTAGAGATCATCGGCAAGGAGATTGTGCCTCATACTATATTTTTCCAACAAATGCGTATCTCCAACGTACAAGGTCATCATATTCGAGATGCTACCAATTTTATATGTTGGTCGGTGGCGCGCAATATGACCGATATTCCGGATGATATCAACCTATCGTTATTACTTCATCTTTTGATGAATTCCATGTCGGACTTTGAGCTGATAATCCGGCGCTCTTCTAATGCTGCGCTACAGGAACTGCTTGGAAGACACGGCTCCCGCGTTCTACAATACCCGGTTATCATCAAGTTAATAGAAATGTCAGTCACTAATATCAACCGGTGTTTTATGGAAAATATTCCGACGATTTACAATATCCTAAAAGATACTGCAGGTTGCAGCCAATTTATCTGCAATTGGCTAGTAAATTACACCATTAACAAAAACCATTATTTTCAGGTCGTTAAATTGGCATGTGCCACTTTCAACATAATCTACAGAAGTGGTGATTCCAAACAGAAACTTGAATGTGACGAAACAATTAAGGAACTGGGAAATATAGCGTCACAAAACAATTCCACTATTAGTAGGTTGTTGTATCTTTTCACAAGTTTACCATCTACAGAGCATACACAAGAAAACAAAGAACTGGCCATATTATGTTTTAGCGAGTTGACGCAGAAGGAATTAAATAAATCGGGCTCCGCAGCGGAATCTTTCGAAATCCTTTCTTTCCTAAAGTTCTTGGTGTACATGCCTGAACAAAGGATTTCGGTTTCCGTTGTAAATCGTCTGTTCCAAGCCCTTCGGAAGATCGAAGAATCAGATGCTGAGTTTCCTGAATTTAGCAATTTGTTCAATCAGCTGGTGAAACGTGCCTCTGAAGATGACCAAACCTTCTTTAGCGAAGAAGCTAAGGATCTCTTTTGGAAAACCTTCTACAAGTACATCAAGTATAACCACACTTTATCATGCTCTGCTTTACCCCATACTAGTACTCCAGTGTTTGTTAAGTCTTTCTATGTTCTGGTCCCGCAGATGGACAGTTTCACTAAATCTAGACTATTGAATTCAATGTCTGAGATGCTTGAAAATCTTGGAGATAATGATTTACTGTTTGACCTTGTATCATTATTGGATGATTACACAGTAACTGAACAGGGAGACGTCGGCCGGCTAGTGAGGACTGGTGTGGTAAAGCTGATCAAAAATAATCTGCCACTTTTTACCAAAGATGAGCGGTTGATGAAAGAAACATTTATGAGATTACTGCGATTAATTGGAGAACAGCAAGATGAACTGCGCTTAGCATCTTTTGAAATTTTAACTAAGAAGTTCAACTATATTCCGGACGAAGAAGCTCCATTCAATGCTCAGATCTTAAACTTTTATAACTGCCACTTCAATGGGAACAGGGAATTTTGGCGGGGATACCTAATATCCGCCGGAGCTATACATTCCACTGATAAGCAGATTGTATCTGCGATTGATGAATTTTTAAGGTTTTATGGAAAACTGGAAAATGAACATAAGTTGTCCTTACTTAATGAGCTCGTTAGAATAATACCCAGTGCAAAGGAAATTAGGGAACGGAATGGAAATTATGTCGAAAGGAATAGTATGGGTGCACCAGGAAGGGATATTATTAAGGTTACGGCTGTGATGCTCACTTTTTGGCTAAGAATACTCGAATCTGGGATATACATTCCTCATTCCTTTAATTATGAAGGCGTATTTGCGAAGTTTTACAACCTACAATTAGGAAAAGCAGGTCAAAGGCTACGGATGCCCGTTTTCAACATTATGCCACTATTGAGCTTGTCGAAACATAGATACTCAAAAGACAAAGAAAGTTCGATAAAATTTACCAACAACATCATTAAAACCCTATGGAAGCTTGGGAAGCCACATTCAAGCAATCAAACACAGTTACAAACAATTGCTTTAGAATCGATCCTAAAGATACACCTCGGACATGGAAAGCTAGATCTGGCAAAGATGCTTGAGGCACGCCGAGTCGCCGTAGGTTCCGAATATTTATCCACGATAAACGACACAGACATGCTATTGACATAA
- the SOG2 gene encoding Sog2p (Syntenic homolog of Saccharomyces cerevisiae YOR353C (SOG2)) — protein MEVQGDPHTGGAMATMAPMTQKLTYLITKELSQKESPTIKLIELNISSLPEEAVELLHTVERLSLQRNQLTTLPTSFRNLTKLRYLDLHGNRLAEIPAILLQCPHLEIVDLSSNEISALPQEYSPLWCSNVKVLSLKNNRVRSLRDLYATITQLKALTILEIDGNKIPKEELDHVTSHVPTKSLPPEEYWLMALRKYMQDFPQGMPAAGAKTARAAKRMGFIGAEESGSAMHSAPAQDSDLISHSKYNDYFKRLSVLPEETSSSTHASASSETRVSHEDLVVGCRKLLFSFTECQQNIRKITSLCADKSVAVNMVSLLYTVRSHIDNLVEVLEQAEDTPDTNVHDQLLVNLCVGIISVFKQIISLLRKNFDAFFRANDVCFTRMFYMTLLCSYTEMCNVWNLVVPENIKRKRPVVTPRQRSFSVQTHHSFKHLPPRQRSNTLQRGTPSSSALQPLQPPLINQLPLNSPPSSKNTTPLSNLSTPPPPTNIPSSLTGSTILDPRADASPRTMRSDSQIHSPNIKRPQDSQLSAEQSNQHAGPSGEMNIDTQLYHTLRTVIGMVNVVYAQLTQAIQKTAIASTTDDHPGITPAIAAKIKDLTETCFQSMELSKVLKSRLSLITSTESEQYNTNAEKLNTWEDINAFLKSIIAILANTKLIMKDLPVLNEVRPNLASLAKITKDVTVILDMSSYRTVSASTQPAQQPSAHGPGSQLQTPQEGTEHYINLSGNHSINTPLSTPSLVTSHVNNPFDQL, from the coding sequence ATGGAAGTGCAAGGGGATCCGCACACAGGAGGTGCGATGGCGACGATGGCTCCCATGACGCAGAAGCTGACGTATCTGATTACGAAGGAGCTGTCGCAGAAGGAGTCTCCGACGATTAAGCTCATAGAACTGAACATTTCCAGCCTTCCAGAAGAGGcggtggagctgctgcacaCGGTGGAACGGCTGTCGCTGCAGCGGAACCAACTGACAACGCTACCGACGAGCTTCCGCAACCTGACGAAGCTGCGTTACCTCGACCTACACGGGAACAGGCTTGCGGAGATCCCCGCGATCCTGCTGCAGTGCCCGCACCTGGAGATTGTGGACTTGTCCTCGAACGAGATTTcggcgctgccgcaggAGTATTCGCCGCTGTGGTGCAGCAACGTGAAGGTGCTATCGCTGAAGAACAACCGCGTGCGATCGCTGCGGGACCTCTACGCAACAATAACGCAGCTGAAGGCTCTGACGATTTTGGAGATAGACGGCAATAAGATTCCGAAGGAGGAGCTTGATCACGTGACGTCTCATGTGCCAACTAAGTCGCTGCCTCCTGAGGAGTACTGGCTGATGGCGCTGCGTAAGTACATGCAGGACTTTCCACAGGGTATgcctgctgcaggtgcAAAGACTGCGCGTGCGGCGAAGCGGATGGGCTTCATCGGTGCTGAAGAGTCAGGATCTGCGATGCACtcggcgccggcgcaggACTCGGATTTGATCTCGCACTCCAAGTACAACGACTACTTTAAACGACTGTCGGTCCTTCCCGAGGAAACCAGTAGTTCCACCCATGCCAGTGCGTCCTCCGAAACACGGGTGTCTCATGAGGATCTTGTGGTAGGATGCCGGAAGCTGCTTTTCTCGTTCACCGAGTGCCAACAAAATATCCGTAAAATCACCTCCCTCTGCGCAGACAAATCGGTTGCTGTAAATATGGTTTCCTTGCTATACACAGTCCGCTCGCATATCGATAATTTGGTGGAGGTGCTAGAACAGGCCGAAGATACCCCGGATACCAATGTCCACGATCAGCTCCTTGTGAACCTTTGCGTTGGAATAATATCAGTATTCAAGCAAATCATTTCATTACTTCGGAAAAACTTTGATGCATTCTTCCGAGCAAACGACGTCTGCTTCACACGAATGTTTTACATGACACTGTTATGTTCCTATACCGAAATGTGCAATGTGTGGAACCTGGTGGTCCCAGAGAATATTAAGAGGAAGAGGCCGGTTGTTACTCCACGGCAGCGCTCTTTCAGTGTCCAAACACACCATTCTTTCAAACACCTGCCACCCAGGCAGCGCTCGAATACACTCCAGCGTGGGACGCCTTCCTCTTCTGCACTGCAGCCACTGCAGCCACCTTTGATTAACCAGTTGCCACTCAATTCACCGCCCAGTTCCAAAAATACTACACCACTATCCAACTTATCGACTCCCCCTCCCCCAACTAATATTCCTTCATCGTTGACTGGATCAACCATCTTGGATCCGAGAGCAGATGCTTCGCCAAGGACCATGAGATCAGACTCGCAGATACATTCGCCTAATATAAAACGTCCACAGGACTCACAACTATCTGCGGAACAAAGTAACCAACATGCGGGTCCATCGGGGGAAATGAATATCGATACACAGCTATACCATACCCTTAGAACAGTTATTGGGATGGTAAACGTGGTTTATGCACAATTGACGCAAGCCATTCAGAAGACTGCTATTGCAAGTACAACAGATGATCATCCAGGTATAACTCCCGCTATTGCTGCTAAGATTAAAGATCTCACGGAAACTTGCTTCCAGTCCATGGAACTGTCCAAGGTTTTGAAATCGCGCCTGTCTCTGATCACTTCTACGGAGTCGGAGCAGTACAATACCAACGCAGAGAAGCTCAATACATGGGAGGATATCAATGCTTTTTTGAAATCTATTATTGCAATTTTAGCCAACACCAAACTAATTATGAAGGATCTACCTGTGCTGAACGAAGTGCGGCCTAATTTAGCATCTCTGGCCAAGATTACCAAAGATGTGACCGTTATCCTGGACATGAGCTCATACAGAACGGTGTCCGCATCCACGCAGCCTGCCCAGCAGCCTTCTGCACACGGACCCGGTTCACAATTGCAGACGCCACAAGAAGGTACTGAACACTACATTAACTTGTCTGGCAACCACAGCATCAATACCCCTCTGTCCACTCCCTCTTTGGTGACAAGCCATGTAAACAATCCTTTTGACCAACTATAG